Proteins from one Gimesia maris genomic window:
- a CDS encoding IclR family transcriptional regulator: MSVPDTKRKSEAAASPSLQRGIALLEHLARHSHGCTLSALSEELTIPQASLLRIGKALEELGYVTRDVTTKKYYLTNRFLQLIPPSVQDRPLMECAIGPMRELRDTTSETTQLCCLIDREIVILEQMLARHAFKYSAEIGARAPCYSCAPGKAIAAFLPDNERDDLVNRIHFKRFTPHTITSRRAFLNELDLIRQRGYAVDHEEGLVGIRCIAAPILDRNGIGIAAFTITGPAERIPQDEYESLGQVVRSRADAATVAYNR; this comes from the coding sequence ATGAGCGTTCCTGACACAAAACGGAAATCGGAAGCAGCCGCCTCACCCAGTCTGCAGCGGGGAATCGCGTTGCTGGAGCACCTCGCCCGCCACTCGCATGGCTGCACGCTAAGCGCCCTCAGCGAAGAACTGACCATACCCCAGGCTTCGTTATTGCGGATTGGAAAAGCCCTGGAAGAACTCGGCTATGTCACGCGCGATGTGACCACTAAAAAATATTACCTGACAAATCGCTTCCTGCAGTTGATCCCTCCGAGCGTCCAGGATCGACCACTGATGGAATGTGCCATCGGTCCGATGCGGGAACTGCGCGACACGACCAGTGAAACAACCCAACTCTGCTGCCTGATCGACCGGGAGATCGTCATCCTGGAACAGATGCTGGCGCGACATGCATTTAAGTATTCTGCCGAGATCGGGGCCCGCGCTCCCTGTTACAGTTGCGCTCCCGGAAAGGCCATCGCGGCATTTCTGCCGGACAATGAACGCGATGACCTGGTCAACCGCATTCACTTTAAACGCTTCACCCCACATACCATCACATCCAGACGCGCCTTTCTCAATGAACTGGATCTGATTCGTCAACGTGGCTATGCCGTTGATCATGAAGAAGGCCTGGTGGGAATCCGCTGCATCGCGGCACCCATTCTGGATCGCAATGGCATTGGTATCGCCGCATTCACAATCACAGGCCCTGCCGAACGGATCCCACAGGACGAATATGAATCGCTGGGACAGGTCGTTCGGTCCCGGGCCGATGCCGCGACTGTCGCTTATAATCGGTAA